One Ctenopharyngodon idella isolate HZGC_01 chromosome 3, HZGC01, whole genome shotgun sequence genomic window, TCTGAATTTTGCCTTGTGGCAAGATGGAAAATCTCACCCAGATACCCCCCCACCCACCCAGATACCACCCAGACAGTGCCGCTGTTGTTGTTGTCAAATGTTTCCTAGTATGTTATGTAGGTATCTTGATGACCCACATAATAACTTATGTTGTGATTACTGTACATGCTCTTGTGAGCTATGTATTTATGTGCACATACTTAAAATTAAAAGCATTCTTTCATTAGcaaataatttagttttaatggTCATTTCATGTAGTTTCATTATGGAGTGTAAAGCTGTAACTAAATTGAACTAAACTAATTTGTTACTAAACCTTAAATTAATCTTTGAGCAAATAGAATTGCTGGAAGCAAGCTCATCTACCCATACTTAATTACATTAAACCACTGCCTTCAAGAGATTTACATATTTTCATTGCTGAAAGCAGAATTAACAGGGGTATTTTGTTGAAACACTGAGGACATGCTCAATTAGgatatgtttatataattatgtTTGGGGGTACTCTGAAAAGGCTTCTTTTCCTCACTTGCTCCtcgtattattttattattttccctttcccattttttttctttgtttgttttttgcatctGCTTTTATCATCCTGGTGCCTTTTGTCAATCAAAGTGTTTGATATGCCAAAATTTAagtgttttatcttttttgtgtatatataatgtaatgttcACGCAGAATATGCTCTGCTTGGtttagtgtgtatgtgtgtacaaAGGCCTTGGGGTGCTCAAATGTGATTGGTTATGGATCTGATGGTTTCTGGGACTCCTATATGTATTCTCAGGATTTAACAGCTATTGGAGTAACCAAACCAGGACATCGAAAGAAGATAACCTCAGAGATAAATAAGCTCAGTATTAACGAGTGGCTGCCTGACCAAAAACCGGTGAGTTTAACACTTTTCCAAGTATTATGGGGACTTTACATAGAcgtaataatttttatactgtatttttatctgtATATTCTATACCCTAACCTTAAACATAACCTTCACACAAAACCTtctgcattttaacatttaaaaaaataataataataataataatttagcaaGATTTAAAGCTGTTTTTCTCATGGAGACAAATGGTCCCACAAGATAAAAAAATTCTGGTGTTACTTTTTTGTAATTCCTACAACGTAcgtaatgcacacacacacacacacacacacacacacatccagatgtaatttgtttttatctGTATTTGATCTGTAGGCGAATCTTGGAGAGTGGTTATCCATGATTGGGTTGAGCCAATATCACCAAATTTTAGTCAAAAATGGCTATGAGAACATTGACTTTATTACTGACATCACGTGGGAGGACCTTCAGGAGATTGGCATTACAAAACTTGGTAAGATAGTGGACTGGGATCCATAATCTTTAAGTATTTCAAAATGATTACACATAAAAACTTTTACCAAACTGCATAGGCCATGGTGGTTTACTTTATTTCTCTGACCGAATTTTCTTAGGACACCAGAAGAAGCTTATGCTTGCAGTGAAGAAGCTGGCAGAGATCCAGAAGGCCTCTGATGGTCGTAACACATTGCGTAAAAAACCCCCAGCCGCTCAGGAGGTGATGGCTATTGAGAGCCCACCCCATGACAGCGGAGAGTGTATGTCTCCTAAATTGAGCACTTTCCAGGACAGTGAACTGAGCGGGGAGTTACAGGCAGCTCTTACACGGCCTGCTGATGTGCAGGATGGCACAGAGGTGAGAACCAATAGTGGTCCGGGAGCACAGCACCGAGCCCGCAGTCTGCATGAGAACAGCATGAATAAGAGCCGAGACACAGAAGAGCCTAGCGGGCCACCCAGAAAGGAGGCACGTACCATGCGCCAGAGCAGCCAGGGAGGCCAGAGAAGTGTTTCATCGGCGCAGCCAAAACCACGTCAGTCTTATCCCCAAGGTGCAGGTCCACCCTATACTCCACCACAAACGCCCACCAAAACGAAGCCTCCCGCCTCACAGACTATGAGCAACCCACCGGGTAAGCCAAAACCTAGTCCTCAGCTGCTCCAGCAGACAGAGAAGCCCATAACACCTCGTGCTCACCCCCAATCCCCCACTCAAAGGTCCCATCCACACCCAGCTGCTCAGCCTGTGGAAACCATGGAAGCTGCGCCCCAAGGACCCGCTGTCTCAGTGCCACTCCTGTGCCTACCACCAGATGGTGATGAAGCTTGCGACGAGTATGGTCTGCCTAAGAAACGTGCCCACAGTCTGAATCGATATGCTATGTCTGATGGTGAGCAGGAGCGGGACGAGCTGAATGTTGCAGATTCAGGAGGAAAGTATGCCACAGTACAGCACCGGGTGGGTCGCAGCAACTCAGTGAAAGGGCAGGCAGACAAGAATGTCAACCGAAGCCAGTCCTTTGCACTCAGACAGAAGAAGAAAGGtcctcctccacctcctcccAAACGCTCTAGTTCAGCCATCTCAAGCTCCAGCAGTAATCTGACAGAAGTGCCCAAGGAGACAAGCAGTGGACCTCTTCTGGACGTTCCCTATCAACCACAAAGACGTGCTAGTGACCTGGGTGGCACTGTAGACACAGGCAGTGCAGGTAGTGTGAAGAGCATTGCGGCCATGTTGGAAATGTCCTCTATTGGTGGGGGTGCCAAGGGTCTCGCTTTACAGAAAACTGCAGGATACTATCTGCAGGTAAGATGGTTATCAGTGTGCATTTGGGATGATACCCAGCATTTATCATAAAAATGTCTGTTAGCAAAATCTGTTGTAGTAAAACATACTTGTTTCTCTGCAGGTGGGTTCTGCAGGAGCAAAGCAGCGTGATGCCATTGGACTGGATGGGGAAGTAGTGAACCGTCGCAGGACCATTAGTGGGCCTGTCACTGAGTTAGTAGCAGCTGCTAAGCGAGGACCACAGCCAGAGCCAGTCCAGGATAGACAACGCTCTGAACCCCAGCCAAGCTCTAGTGGGAGTTCAGCAGAAAACCTTCCGTTTGCTGAGGATGGAAACCTTACCATCAAACAAAGACCTAGACAGGGAAAGGATGAGGCTGAGGAGGGCCTAGAAATGTCATACTCTTTACCCCAGGAGGACCTTTCATGTGCGGATGCCACAGCCTCCCTGAAAAGGAGGGTCCAGAGCACCAAGCAGCAGCCAAATGGCACCAAGTTCCAGCTCACAGAGTCAAATACAGTTAAGCGCCGCCCCAAAAGCAAAGACAAAGATGCAGAGGAACAACTGGATGGGCAGATGCCCCTACCATACGAGAATGGGACTGGCACCATTAAAAGACGCCCTGTGTCAGAGGTGACCGTTTCAGAGCAGCCCCGACCACAGGAACATCCTGAGAACTCGCCCCGTCGGGACAGCGCAGACCTGGAAGGCCATGTCACTGAGAGTGCCCCTCGAAAGTCTGTCAAACCTCCAGTGTCTCCCAAACCTGTTCTGGCCCAGCACATAAAGAAACAAGGACCGCCGGCTGCCATCACCAAGAAAGCCCCGTTTCCTGGACCAACTGGGGCACCTGGCAGCCCAGGTACTACACAGTGCGGGCCTTTCACTTGCCCTGTCTTTACACAATTATGTGAGTATCCCATAAAGCCTTGTAACGTTTAAACCTTGTTGAGTCAAAGTCCGCTCAGTCAGTCTCTCTTCCCATCTCTCTTCCTATCTCTTTTCTCCTTTATTTACAGTTGAAGGAAAGAAAGTACCTCCTCCGATTTCACCAAAACCTACACCTCCTCCCACAGCTCCCAAACCATCCAAAAATGTTCTGCAGTCTTTAAATGCGACACCTAATCCCACTCCCATGCCCTCTCCAGCCAAGCAGACTGTCACCAAAATGGCCAGTACAGCCTCAACCCAAACCAACCACCCTGTCAAGGCTACAACCCCACCGGCTTTGAGTGCGCAGACCCCACACACACCTCAGTCTCCTCACACCCCACAGACACCTCAGACACCCCAAACCCCACAGACGCCCCAAACTCCCCCAACCCCCATCCCTACACCCCCTCCTGTGAAGCCCCCTCGCTCCTCAATCAGTGGAGTATCCATGGACAGTTCAACTGGATCAGCATTTGTCACAGGGCTAGTGACAGCAGATGCAATGCACCAGAAGATAGAGGAGACCAGTGCCTCACTAGCTGCAGCCCTGCAGGCAGTAGAAGAGAAGATCAAGGAGGATGGGCAAAAAGAGTGAGTGTCATGAAACATGATGTTAGTGACATCATAGACCAGTAGGAATCTAGTCTATAATGGCATCTAGTCTCAGGTTAGAATTTCTTTTCAAGTATATTTTCCAAGTCAAGAGTCCTTCCaatcaagtcagcagtcttgaGTCTACATCTGTGGTTATTAAGAGACTTCAAGCTGTTTTCCACCATTGGGTTGAATACAGCGAGTACCagaatactatagtaattattAGTTACAACTGTATATTGGCAGGGCTTTTTTGTATTGACACAATCTATCATTGCGACtggtaaataaattttataGCTAAAGGCAAATCTGTTCATAgcttttgaatttattttcttttaaagggatagttcacacaaaaatacaaattctgtcattaattactcaccctcatgtcgttccacacctgtaagaccttcgttcatcttcataacacaaattaagatatttttgataaaatccgatggctcagtgaggcctgcattgccagcaagataattaacactttcagatgcccagaaagctactaaagatatatttaaaacagttcatgtgactacagtggttcaaccttaaaggaacactccactttttttgaaaataggctcattttccaactcccctagagttaaacagttgagttttaccgtttccGAATCCATTTAGCCGATCTCCGGgactggcggtaccacttttagcatagcttagcatagttcattgaatctgattagaccgttagcatcttgctcaaaaatgaccaaagagttttgatatttttcctatttaaaacttgactcttctgtagttacatcgtgtactaagaccgacggaaaatgaaaagtttttttctaggccaatatgtctaggaactatactctcattctggcgtaataatcaaggaactttgctgccgtaccatggctgcagcaggcgcaatgatattacgcagcgtctctcacaaatgtctccatggttgcaaggcacgctccctgtgcaaacagggggtcacaggcgctgcgtaatatcattgctgcacccatggtacggcagcaaatttccttgattattacgccagaatgagagtatagttcctagccatatcggcctagaaaattgcaacttttcattttccgtcggtcttagtacacgatgtaactacagaagagtcaagttttaaataggaaaaatattgaaactctttggtcattttttaaggagatgctaacggtctaatcagattcaatgaactatgctaagctatgctaaaagtggtaccgccagacccggagatcggctgaatggattcga contains:
- the caskin1 gene encoding caskin-1 isoform X3: MGKDQELLQAVKTEDLMTVQKLLQRPKPGKAKLLGSAKKVNVNFQDTDGFSPLHHAALNGNVEVISLLLESQALVDIRDQKGMRPLHYAAWQGKSEPMKLLLKSGSSVNGQSDEGQIPLHLAAQHGHYDVSEMLLQHQSNPCIVDNAGKTPLDLACEFGRVGVVQLLLSSNMCAALLEAKPGDSTDPNGTSPLHLAAKNGHIDIIRLLIQAGIDINRQTKAGTALHEAALCGKTDVVRLLLDSGINAAVRNTYSQTALDIVYQFTATQASREIKQMLRDASAALQVRALKDYCNNYDLTSLNIKAGDVITVLEQHSDGRWKGCIHDNRTGNDRVGYFPSSMVEVISKRPGAVGKRRQRAGSWSTVTCTQQYQKIQLCAPVCGPVSPAVAMVNGDSYHEIHILPPPPPPPPHSHLPLFTSFGYNRSPNTSGEPHSGQGSRGSESSPHGSPTPAGGPQGGSSEEIWVLRKPVAGGDRSSVGSSGSVASARSSGSGQSAGSSSILHAQAEGVKLLATVLSQSAKAKEHLLEQTKSLDHPSHASSNKGSSSRSQSLSSCPLHEQPYGEAVSQRKGEALPEGKSSEAVIEWLSEFQLQVYAPNFISAGYDIPTISRMTPEDLTAIGVTKPGHRKKITSEINKLSINEWLPDQKPANLGEWLSMIGLSQYHQILVKNGYENIDFITDITWEDLQEIGITKLGHQKKLMLAVKKLAEIQKASDGRNTLRKKPPAAQEVMAIESPPHDSGECMSPKLSTFQDSELSGELQAALTRPADVQDGTEVRTNSGPGAQHRARSLHENSMNKSRDTEEPSGPPRKEARTMRQSSQGGQRSVSSAQPKPRQSYPQGAGPPYTPPQTPTKTKPPASQTMSNPPGKPKPSPQLLQQTEKPITPRAHPQSPTQRSHPHPAAQPVETMEAAPQGPAVSVPLLCLPPDGDEACDEYGLPKKRAHSLNRYAMSDGEQERDELNVADSGGKYATVQHRVGRSNSVKGQADKNVNRSQSFALRQKKKGPPPPPPKRSSSAISSSSSNLTEVPKETSSGPLLDVPYQPQRRASDLGGTVDTGSAGSVKSIAAMLEMSSIGGGAKGLALQKTAGYYLQVGSAGAKQRDAIGLDGEVVNRRRTISGPVTELVAAAKRGPQPEPVQDRQRSEPQPSSSGSSAENLPFAEDGNLTIKQRPRQGKDEAEEGLEMSYSLPQEDLSCADATASLKRRVQSTKQQPNGTKFQLTESNTVKRRPKSKDKDAEEQLDGQMPLPYENGTGTIKRRPVSEVTVSEQPRPQEHPENSPRRDSADLEGHVTESAPRKSVKPPVSPKPVLAQHIKKQGPPAAITKKAPFPGPTGAPGSPGTTQCGPFTCPVFTQLFEGKKVPPPISPKPTPPPTAPKPSKNVLQSLNATPNPTPMPSPAKQTVTKMASTASTQTNHPVKATTPPALSAQTPHTPQSPHTPQTPQTPQTPQTPQTPPTPIPTPPPVKPPRSSISGVSMDSSTGSAFVTGLVTADAMHQKIEETSASLAAALQAVEEKIKEDGQKDSLIENKSTVSILDDIGSMFDDLADQLDAMLE
- the caskin1 gene encoding caskin-1 isoform X4 → MGKDQELLQAVKTEDLMTVQKLLQRPKPGKAKLLGSAKKVNVNFQDTDGFSPLHHAALNGNVEVISLLLESQALVDIRDQKGMRPLHYAAWQGKSEPMKLLLKSGSSVNGQSDEGQIPLHLAAQHGHYDVSEMLLQHQSNPCIVDNAGKTPLDLACEFGRVGVVQLLLSSNMCAALLEAKPGDSTDPNGTSPLHLAAKNGHIDIIRLLIQAGIDINRQTKAGTALHEAALCGKTDVVRLLLDSGINAAVRNTYSQTALDIVYQFTATQASREIKQMLRDASAALQVRALKDYCNNYDLTSLNIKAGDVITVLEQHSDGRWKGCIHDNRTGNDRVGYFPSSMVEVISKRPGAVGSWSTVTCTQQYQKIQLCAPVCGPVSPAVAMVNGDSYHEIHILPPPPPPPPHSHLPLFTSFGYNRSPNTSGEPHSGQGSRGSESSPHGSPTPAGGPQGGSSEEIWVLRKPVAGGDRSSVGSSGSVASARSSGSGQSAGSSSILHAQAEGVKLLATVLSQSAKAKEHLLEQTKSLDHPSHASSNKGSSSRSQSLSSCPLHEQPYGEAVSQRKGEALPEGKSSEAVIEWLSEFQLQVYAPNFISAGYDIPTISRMTPEDLTAIGVTKPGHRKKITSEINKLSINEWLPDQKPANLGEWLSMIGLSQYHQILVKNGYENIDFITDITWEDLQEIGITKLGHQKKLMLAVKKLAEIQKASDGRNTLRKKPPAAQEVMAIESPPHDSGECMSPKLSTFQDSELSGELQAALTRPADVQDGTEVRTNSGPGAQHRARSLHENSMNKSRDTEEPSGPPRKEARTMRQSSQGGQRSVSSAQPKPRQSYPQGAGPPYTPPQTPTKTKPPASQTMSNPPGKPKPSPQLLQQTEKPITPRAHPQSPTQRSHPHPAAQPVETMEAAPQGPAVSVPLLCLPPDGDEACDEYGLPKKRAHSLNRYAMSDGEQERDELNVADSGGKYATVQHRVGRSNSVKGQADKNVNRSQSFALRQKKKGPPPPPPKRSSSAISSSSSNLTEVPKETSSGPLLDVPYQPQRRASDLGGTVDTGSAGSVKSIAAMLEMSSIGGGAKGLALQKTAGYYLQVGSAGAKQRDAIGLDGEVVNRRRTISGPVTELVAAAKRGPQPEPVQDRQRSEPQPSSSGSSAENLPFAEDGNLTIKQRPRQGKDEAEEGLEMSYSLPQEDLSCADATASLKRRVQSTKQQPNGTKFQLTESNTVKRRPKSKDKDAEEQLDGQMPLPYENGTGTIKRRPVSEVTVSEQPRPQEHPENSPRRDSADLEGHVTESAPRKSVKPPVSPKPVLAQHIKKQGPPAAITKKAPFPGPTGAPGSPGTTQCGPFTCPVFTQLFEGKKVPPPISPKPTPPPTAPKPSKNVLQSLNATPNPTPMPSPAKQTVTKMASTASTQTNHPVKATTPPALSAQTPHTPQSPHTPQTPQTPQTPQTPQTPPTPIPTPPPVKPPRSSISGVSMDSSTGSAFVTGLVTADAMHQKIEETSASLAAALQAVEEKIKEDGQKDSLIENKSTVSILDDIGSMFDDLADQLDAMLE
- the caskin1 gene encoding caskin-1 isoform X9, whose translation is MGKDQELLQAVKTEDLMTVQKLLQRPKPGKAKLLGSAKKVNVNFQDTDGFSPLHHAALNGNVEVISLLLESQALVDIRDQKGMRPLHYAAWQGKSEPMKLLLKSGSSVNGQSDEGQIPLHLAAQHGHYDVSEMLLQHQSNPCIVDNAGKTPLDLACEFGRVGVVQLLLSSNMCAALLEAKPGDSTDPNGTSPLHLAAKNGHIDIIRLLIQAGIDINRQTKAGTALHEAALCGKTDVVRLLLDSGINAAVRNTYSQTALDIVYQFTATQASREIKQMLRDASAALQVRALKDYCNNYDLTSLNIKAGDVITVLEQHSDGRWKGCIHDNRTGNDRVGYFPSSMVEVISKRPGAVGKRRQRAGSRGSESSPHGSPTPAGGPQGGSSEEIWVLRKPVAGGDRSSVGSSGSVASARSSGSGQSAGSSSILHAQAEGVKLLATVLSQSAKAKEHLLEQTKSLDHPSHASSNKGSSSRSQSLSSCPLHEQPYGEAVSQRKGEALPEGKSSEAVIEWLSEFQLQVYAPNFISAGYDIPTISRMTPEDLTAIGVTKPGHRKKITSEINKLSINEWLPDQKPANLGEWLSMIGLSQYHQILVKNGYENIDFITDITWEDLQEIGITKLGHQKKLMLAVKKLAEIQKASDGRNTLRKKPPAAQEVMAIESPPHDSGECMSPKLSTFQDSELSGELQAALTRPADVQDGTEVRTNSGPGAQHRARSLHENSMNKSRDTEEPSGPPRKEARTMRQSSQGGQRSVSSAQPKPRQSYPQGAGPPYTPPQTPTKTKPPASQTMSNPPGKPKPSPQLLQQTEKPITPRAHPQSPTQRSHPHPAAQPVETMEAAPQGPAVSVPLLCLPPDGDEACDEYGLPKKRAHSLNRYAMSDGEQERDELNVADSGGKYATVQHRVGRSNSVKGQADKNVNRSQSFALRQKKKGPPPPPPKRSSSAISSSSSNLTEVPKETSSGPLLDVPYQPQRRASDLGGTVDTGSAGSVKSIAAMLEMSSIGGGAKGLALQKTAGYYLQVGSAGAKQRDAIGLDGEVVNRRRTISGPVTELVAAAKRGPQPEPVQDRQRSEPQPSSSGSSAENLPFAEDGNLTIKQRPRQGKDEAEEGLEMSYSLPQEDLSCADATASLKRRVQSTKQQPNGTKFQLTESNTVKRRPKSKDKDAEEQLDGQMPLPYENGTGTIKRRPVSEVTVSEQPRPQEHPENSPRRDSADLEGHVTESAPRKSVKPPVSPKPVLAQHIKKQGPPAAITKKAPFPGPTGAPGSPGTTQCGPFTCPVFTQLFEGKKVPPPISPKPTPPPTAPKPSKNVLQSLNATPNPTPMPSPAKQTVTKMASTASTQTNHPVKATTPPALSAQTPHTPQSPHTPQTPQTPQTPQTPQTPPTPIPTPPPVKPPRSSISGVSMDSSTGSAFVTGLVTADAMHQKIEETSASLAAALQAVEEKIKEDGQKDSLIENKSTVSILDDIGSMFDDLADQLDAMLE
- the caskin1 gene encoding caskin-1 isoform X6, producing MGKDQELLQAVKTEDLMTVQKLLQRPKPGKAKLLGSAKKVNVNFQDTDGFSPLHHAALNGNVEVISLLLESQALVDIRDQKGMRPLHYAAWQGKSEPMKLLLKSGSSVNGQSDEGQIPLHLAAQHGHYDVSEMLLQHQSNPCIVDNAGKTPLDLACEFGRVGVVQLLLSSNMCAALLEAKPGDSTDPNGTSPLHLAAKNGHIDIIRLLIQAGIDINRQTKAGTALHEAALCGKTDVVRLLLDSGINAAVRNTYSQTALDIVYQFTATQASREIKQMLRDASAALQVRALKDYCNNYDLTSLNIKAGDVITVLEQHSDGRWKGCIHDNRTGNDRVGYFPSSMVEVISKRPGAVGKRRQRAGSWSTVTCTQQYQKIQLCAPVCGPVSPAVAMVNGDSYHEIHILPPPPPPPPHSHLPLFTSFGYNRSPNTSGEPHSGQEAKNDQDLASGDRSSVGSSGSVASARSSGSGQSAGSSSILHAQAEGVKLLATVLSQSAKAKEHLLEQTKSLDHPSHASSNKGSSSRSQSLSSCPLHEQPYGEAVSQRKGEALPEGKSSEAVIEWLSEFQLQVYAPNFISAGYDIPTISRMTPEDLTAIGVTKPGHRKKITSEINKLSINEWLPDQKPANLGEWLSMIGLSQYHQILVKNGYENIDFITDITWEDLQEIGITKLGHQKKLMLAVKKLAEIQKASDGRNTLRKKPPAAQEVMAIESPPHDSGECMSPKLSTFQDSELSGELQAALTRPADVQDGTEVRTNSGPGAQHRARSLHENSMNKSRDTEEPSGPPRKEARTMRQSSQGGQRSVSSAQPKPRQSYPQGAGPPYTPPQTPTKTKPPASQTMSNPPGKPKPSPQLLQQTEKPITPRAHPQSPTQRSHPHPAAQPVETMEAAPQGPAVSVPLLCLPPDGDEACDEYGLPKKRAHSLNRYAMSDGEQERDELNVADSGGKYATVQHRVGRSNSVKGQADKNVNRSQSFALRQKKKGPPPPPPKRSSSAISSSSSNLTEVPKETSSGPLLDVPYQPQRRASDLGGTVDTGSAGSVKSIAAMLEMSSIGGGAKGLALQKTAGYYLQVGSAGAKQRDAIGLDGEVVNRRRTISGPVTELVAAAKRGPQPEPVQDRQRSEPQPSSSGSSAENLPFAEDGNLTIKQRPRQGKDEAEEGLEMSYSLPQEDLSCADATASLKRRVQSTKQQPNGTKFQLTESNTVKRRPKSKDKDAEEQLDGQMPLPYENGTGTIKRRPVSEVTVSEQPRPQEHPENSPRRDSADLEGHVTESAPRKSVKPPVSPKPVLAQHIKKQGPPAAITKKAPFPGPTGAPGSPGTTQCGPFTCPVFTQLFEGKKVPPPISPKPTPPPTAPKPSKNVLQSLNATPNPTPMPSPAKQTVTKMASTASTQTNHPVKATTPPALSAQTPHTPQSPHTPQTPQTPQTPQTPQTPPTPIPTPPPVKPPRSSISGVSMDSSTGSAFVTGLVTADAMHQKIEETSASLAAALQAVEEKIKEDGQKDSLIENKSTVSILDDIGSMFDDLADQLDAMLE
- the caskin1 gene encoding caskin-1 isoform X14 encodes the protein MGKDQELLQAVKTEDLMTVQKLLQRPKPGKAKLLGSAKKVNVNFQDTDGFSPLHHAALNGNVEVISLLLESQALVDIRDQKGMRPLHYAAWQGKSEPMKLLLKSGSSVNGQSDEGQIPLHLAAQHGHYDVSEMLLQHQSNPCIVDNAGKTPLDLACEFGRVGVVQLLLSSNMCAALLEAKPGDSTDPNGTSPLHLAAKNGHIDIIRLLIQAGIDINRQTKAGTALHEAALCGKTDVVRLLLDSGINAAVRNTYSQTALDIVYQFTATQASREIKQMLRDASAALQVRALKDYCNNYDLTSLNIKAGDVITVLEQHSDGRWKGCIHDNRTGNDRVGYFPSSMVEVISKRPGAVGSWSTVTCTQQYQKIQLCAPVCGPVSPAVAMVNGDSYHEIHILPPPPPPPPHSHLPLFTSFGYNRSPNTSGEPHSGQGSRGSESSPHGSPTPAGGPQGGSSEEIWVLRKPVAGGDRSSVGSSGSVASARSSGSGQSAGSSSILHAQAEGVKLLATVLSQSAKAKEHLLEQTKSLDHPSHASSNKGSSSRSQSLSSCPLHEQPYGEAVSQRKGEALPEGKSSEAVIEWLSEFQLQVYAPNFISAGYDIPTISRMTPEDLTAIGVTKPGHRKKITSEINKLSINEWLPDQKPANLGEWLSMIGLSQYHQILVKNGYENIDFITDITWEDLQEIGITKLGHQKKLMLAVKKLAEIQKASDGRNTLRKKPPAAQEVMAIESPPHDSGECMSPKLSTFQDSELSGELQAALTRPADVQDGTEVRTNSGPGAQHRARSLHENSMNKSRDTEEPSGPPRKEARTMRQSSQGGQRSVSSAQPKPRQSYPQGAGPPYTPPQTPTKTKPPASQTMSNPPGKPKPSPQLLQQTEKPITPRAHPQSPTQRSHPHPAAQPVETMEAAPQGPAVSVPLLCLPPDGDEACDEYGLPKKRAHSLNRYAMSDGEQERDELNVADSGGKYATVQHRVGRSNSVKGQADKNVNRSQSFALRQKKKGPPPPPPKRSSSAISSSSSNLTEVPKETSSGPLLDVPYQPQRRASDLGGTVDTGSAGSVKSIAAMLEMSSIGGGAKGLALQKTAGYYLQVGSAGAKQRDAIGLDGEVVNRRRTISGPVTELVAAAKRGPQPEPVQDRQRSEPQPSSSGSSAENLPFAEDGNLTIKQRPRQGKDEAEEGLEMSYSLPQEDLSCADATASLKRRVQSTKQQPNGTKFQLTESNTVKRRPKSKDKDAEEQLDGQMPLPYENGTGTIKRRPVSEVTVSEQPRPQEHPENSPRRDSADLEGHVTESAPRKSVKPPVSPKPVLAQHIKKQGPPAAITKKAPFPGPTGAPGSPVEGKKVPPPISPKPTPPPTAPKPSKNVLQSLNATPNPTPMPSPAKQTVTKMASTASTQTNHPVKATTPPALSAQTPHTPQSPHTPQTPQTPQTPQTPQTPPTPIPTPPPVKPPRSSISGVSMDSSTGSAFVTGLVTADAMHQKIEETSASLAAALQAVEEKIKEDGQKDSLIENKSTVSILDDIGSMFDDLADQLDAMLE
- the caskin1 gene encoding caskin-1 isoform X1, with amino-acid sequence MGKDQELLQAVKTEDLMTVQKLLQRPKPGKAKLLGSAKKVNVNFQDTDGFSPLHHAALNGNVEVISLLLESQALVDIRDQKGMRPLHYAAWQGKSEPMKLLLKSGSSVNGQSDEGQIPLHLAAQHGHYDVSEMLLQHQSNPCIVDNAGKTPLDLACEFGRVGVVQLLLSSNMCAALLEAKPGDSTDPNGTSPLHLAAKNGHIDIIRLLIQAGIDINRQTKAGTALHEAALCGKTDVVRLLLDSGINAAVRNTYSQTALDIVYQFTATQASREIKQMLRDASAALQVRALKDYCNNYDLTSLNIKAGDVITVLEQHSDGRWKGCIHDNRTGNDRVGYFPSSMVEVISKRPGAVGKRRQRAGSWSTVTCTQQYQKIQLCAPVCGPVSPAVAMVNGDSYHEIHILPPPPPPPPHSHLPLFTSFGYNRSPNTSGEPHSGQEAKNDQDLASSRGSESSPHGSPTPAGGPQGGSSEEIWVLRKPVAGGDRSSVGSSGSVASARSSGSGQSAGSSSILHAQAEGVKLLATVLSQSAKAKEHLLEQTKSLDHPSHASSNKGSSSRSQSLSSCPLHEQPYGEAVSQRKGEALPEGKSSEAVIEWLSEFQLQVYAPNFISAGYDIPTISRMTPEDLTAIGVTKPGHRKKITSEINKLSINEWLPDQKPANLGEWLSMIGLSQYHQILVKNGYENIDFITDITWEDLQEIGITKLGHQKKLMLAVKKLAEIQKASDGRNTLRKKPPAAQEVMAIESPPHDSGECMSPKLSTFQDSELSGELQAALTRPADVQDGTEVRTNSGPGAQHRARSLHENSMNKSRDTEEPSGPPRKEARTMRQSSQGGQRSVSSAQPKPRQSYPQGAGPPYTPPQTPTKTKPPASQTMSNPPGKPKPSPQLLQQTEKPITPRAHPQSPTQRSHPHPAAQPVETMEAAPQGPAVSVPLLCLPPDGDEACDEYGLPKKRAHSLNRYAMSDGEQERDELNVADSGGKYATVQHRVGRSNSVKGQADKNVNRSQSFALRQKKKGPPPPPPKRSSSAISSSSSNLTEVPKETSSGPLLDVPYQPQRRASDLGGTVDTGSAGSVKSIAAMLEMSSIGGGAKGLALQKTAGYYLQVGSAGAKQRDAIGLDGEVVNRRRTISGPVTELVAAAKRGPQPEPVQDRQRSEPQPSSSGSSAENLPFAEDGNLTIKQRPRQGKDEAEEGLEMSYSLPQEDLSCADATASLKRRVQSTKQQPNGTKFQLTESNTVKRRPKSKDKDAEEQLDGQMPLPYENGTGTIKRRPVSEVTVSEQPRPQEHPENSPRRDSADLEGHVTESAPRKSVKPPVSPKPVLAQHIKKQGPPAAITKKAPFPGPTGAPGSPGTTQCGPFTCPVFTQLFEGKKVPPPISPKPTPPPTAPKPSKNVLQSLNATPNPTPMPSPAKQTVTKMASTASTQTNHPVKATTPPALSAQTPHTPQSPHTPQTPQTPQTPQTPQTPPTPIPTPPPVKPPRSSISGVSMDSSTGSAFVTGLVTADAMHQKIEETSASLAAALQAVEEKIKEDGQKDSLIENKSTVSILDDIGSMFDDLADQLDAMLE